In Tachyglossus aculeatus isolate mTacAcu1 chromosome 10, mTacAcu1.pri, whole genome shotgun sequence, the following proteins share a genomic window:
- the NTN5 gene encoding netrin-5 — MGDQTERWGLRGPTMSAASVLSLLLLLFLRPTTADPCHDGRGRPRFCLPPPIRLAQASGSCGPRLSCPPLSGEPGGWASCARGAEGQTPTANLTLDLGGPFLLASVRLRFCSPLASPPPLLSFSGDGGKGWAPLGGAPAQDGAGVVAFRPPPDSHGGPPATHVRAELGPAGARLGEIRVRGRCQCHGHAARCAARARPPRCRCRHHTAGPACRDCRPTHRDRPWRPATPRHPHPCHPCTCNRHSRRCRFNADVYHMSGRRSGGICQHCRHHTAGRHCHYCQAGYKRDPAQPMTSRGACRACQCHPIGAIGGVCNQTSGQCQCKPGVTGLTCSRCAQGYQQSRSARLPCQRIPEILTTTVTTPSEYSTDPTCQSHCNASYTRVHMSLQRYCQQDYVVRARLESAVPSGPWWWRLRARVLAVYKQRGTESGRRRRRWRVGAREAWVPRRDLACGCLRLRPGGTYLLLGAAGGGPEEPGARPRLVLDRHGRALPWRAGWAPKLRQLQREERRGACRGTKAPPPNPTPSPDSWIRLEQTIVIRPPFLKLMIFSVHTTFCGNAANRDGVSLEPGPEGPTGKRGRTSGGRDGAFGRLGWAGEMKGARGPGGGAPATNRREISIWGPSRCLPLSPQRHQSPPALFISSPCTLAHIPHLLPPPPLAKILPFSYPGPGRGVLTPRAFPPESGSSEPQLKAAPPLG, encoded by the exons gtcccaccatGTCCGCGGCCTCCGTCCtcagcctcctgctcctcctgttcCTACGGCCGACCACCGCGGACCCCTGCCACGACGGCCGAGGCCGGCCTCgcttctgcctcccgccccccatCCGCCTGGCCCAGGCCTCGGGGTCCTGCGGGCCTCGCCTGTCCTGCCCCCCGCTTTCCGGGGAGCCCGGCGGCTGGGCCTCCTGTgcccggggggcggaggggcagaCCCCCACCGCCAACCTCACCCTGGACCTGGGGGGGCCCTTCCTGCTGGCCTCCGTCCGTCTCCGCTTCTGCTCCCCGCTGGcctccccgcccccgctcctCTCCTTCTCGGGGGATGGGGGCAAGGGCTGGGCACCCCTCGGGGGCGCCCCGGCCCAGGACGGGGCGGGGGTCGTGGCCTTCCGCCCCCCGCCGGACTCCCACGGGGGGCCGCCTGCCACGCACGTGCGGGCAGAGCTGGGCCCGGCCGGGGCGCGGCTGGGCGAGATCAGGGTGCGGGGCCGGTGCCAGTGCCACGGGCACGCCGCCCGCTGCGCTGCCCGCGCCCGGCCCCCGCGCTGCCGCTGCCGCCACCACACAGCCGGGCCGGCCTGCCGGGATTGCCGGCCCACCCACCGAGACCGGCCCTGGAGGCCCGCCACGCCcagacacccccacccctgccacc CGTGCACCTGTAACCGACACTCCCGCCGCTGCCGCTTCAACGCAGACGTGTATCACATGTCGGGCAGGAGGAGCGGGGGCATCTGTCAGCACTGTCGCCACCACACAGCTGGACGGCACTGCCACTACTGCCAAGCGGGCTACAAGAGGGATCCAGCCCAGCCGATGACCAGCCGCGGAGCCTGTCGAg CTTGCCAATGCCACCCCATCGGGGCCATCGGGGGAGTCTGCAACCAGACCAGCGGTCAGTGTCAGTGCAAGCCAGGGGTGACGGGGCTGACCTGCAGCCGCTGTGCCCAGGGCTACCAGCAAAGCCGCTCTGCCCGGCTGCCCTGTCAGC ggATTCCAGAGATTCTGACAACAACAGTTACCACTCCAAGCGAATACAGCACAG ATCCTACGTGCCAGAGCCACTGTAACGCCTCCTACACCCGAGTCCACATGAGTCTGCAGAGATACTGTCAGCAAGACTACG TGGTGCGTGCGCGGCTGGAGAGTGCGGTTCCGTCCGGGCCGTGGTGGTGGCGGCTGCGGGCCCGCGTGCTGGCCGTCTACAAGCAGCGGGGGACGGAGTCCGGGCGGCGCCGGCGGCGGTGGCGGGTCGGGGCCCGGGAGGCCTGGGTGCCCCGGCGGGACCTGGCCTGCGGCTGCCTCCGCCTGCGGCCGGGGGGCACCTACCTGCTGCTGGGCGCTGCGGGGGGCGGCCCGGAGGAGCCCGGGGCCCGGCCGCGCCTGGTGCTGGACCGGCACGGCCGGGCGTTGCCCTGGCGAGCGGGCTGGGCGCCCAAGCTCAGGCAGCTGCAGCGGGAGGAGCGAAGGGGCGCCTGCCG TGGCACCAAGGCCCCGCCTCCAAATCCCACCCCAAGCCCTGACTCATGGATCAGGTTGGAG CAAACTATTGTCATACGCCCACCCTTCTTGAAGCTAATGATATTTTCAGTCCACACCACCTTCTGTGGGAACGCAGCCAA TCGAGATGGCGTCAGCCTGGAACCCGGACCTGAGGGCCCCACCGGGAAGCGGGGCAGGACGTCGGGAGGCAGGGATGGCGCTTTCGGCCGCCTGGGATGGGCTGGGGAGATGAAAGGGGCTAGGGGCCCCGGCGGAGGGG CGCCCGCGACCAATCGCCGTGAAATCAGCATCTGGGGCCCCAGCCgctgccttcccctctccccccaacgcCACCAGTCCCCCCCAGccctcttcatctccagcccctgCACACTGGCACACATTCCCCACCTGCTCCCGCCGCCACCTTTGGCCAAGATCTTGCCTTTCAGCTATCCGGGTCCTGGGAGAGGAGTCCT GACACCCAGGGCCTTTCCCCCGGAATCCGGGAGCTCCGAGCCGCAATTAAAGGCCGCCCCGCCCCTGGGGTGA